The following proteins come from a genomic window of Puntigrus tetrazona isolate hp1 chromosome 15, ASM1883169v1, whole genome shotgun sequence:
- the LOC122358489 gene encoding LOW QUALITY PROTEIN: cytochrome P450 2M1-like (The sequence of the model RefSeq protein was modified relative to this genomic sequence to represent the inferred CDS: substituted 1 base at 1 genomic stop codon), with amino-acid sequence MLMNAVSNVICSIVFGHRFEPEDPQFKSLIRTVNTYFSILSSPLGQIYNIFPRLVSLFPGKHHQLFKDLEEAREYCKHEAQARMNIPDLSCPQDFIEAFVLKMKEEKDKPNTEYHFGNLISVVWNLLSAGTETTSSTVRHALLLMMKHPDIQERVQRELDEVVGQERWPSVEDRQNLPYTDAVIHEIQRHMDLAPIAIPHKMMCDTEYNGYVIPKGVMVFPLLSSVLIDPKLWKNPNCFLSRELLGRRWXFQKNDAFVVFGMGKRACIGEALARIELFIFFTSLLQHFTFKATVPPEELNTTPTNCSFGRMPRTYECFAIPRK; translated from the exons ATGCTTATGAATGCTGTAAGCAATGTGATCTGCAGCATTGTCTTCGGGCATAGGTTTGAACCTGAGGATCCACAGTTTAAGTCTCTCATTCGGACCGTAAATACTTACTTCAGTATTCTCAGTAGTCCTCTTGGACAG atcTATAATATATTCCCTAGGTTAGTCAGCCTCTTTCCCGGTAAACACCATCAGCTGTTTAAAGACCTAGAAGAGGCCAGGGAGTATTGCAAGCATGAGGCACAGGCTCGGATGAATATTCCGGACCTCTCCTGCCCGCAGGACTTCATTGAGGCCTTTGTACTAAAAATGAAAGAG GAGAAAGACAAGCCTAACACAGAATATCATTTTGGCAACTTGATTTCTGTGGTGTGGAACTTGCTCAGTGCCGGCACAGAAACTACTTCATCCACCGTCAGACACGCTTTGCTTCTGATGATGAAGCACCCAGACATTCAAG AGCGTGTTCAGAGGGAACTTGATGAGGTTGTAGGACAGGAGCGTTGGCCCTCAGTAGAGGACAGACAAAACCTGCCGTATACAGATGCTGTAATCCATGAGATTCAGCGCCATATGGATCTCGCCCCCATCGCTATCCCCCACAAGATGatgtgtgacactgaatacaACGGTTATGTCATTCCTAA AGGGGTCATGGTTTTCCCACTGCTATCATCTGTGCTTATAGATCCGAAACTGTGGAAGAACCCAAATTGCTTTTTATCCAGAGAACTTCTTGGACGCAGATGGTGATTTCAGAAAAACGATGCATTTGTTGTATTTGGCATGG GCAAGCGTGCGTGTATTGGTGAGGCTTTGGCTCGTATAGAGCTGTTTATCTTCTTCACGTCCCTCCTTCAgcacttcacctttaaagcCACAGTGCCACCAGAGGAGCTCAACACAACACCAACAAATTGCAGTTTTGGCCGCATGCCCCGCACATATGAATGCTTTGCCATTCCCAGGAAATAG